ATCTCGTTAACTACCTTCTATTTTTTCAGGAGGAAACCCTTTTTAATAAAAAAATTTTAAATATTGCAATTAAACCCTTGTAATATGTTCCGCAATCCTGTAAATTAGGTTGCAAGCAATTTTATCCAAATTAATTAAATAATTCTCTTATCAAGAGAGGCAGAGGGACTGGCCCGACGAAGCCTCAGCAACCACTGATTCGATTCAGTACGGTGCTAACTCCAGCAAGTTGTTGAACAACTTGGAAGATAAGAAGGTGTATCCAACAGACGAAAGTCTTCTTCTTATCTACTAAGGAGAAGACTTTTTTTATTGACTTTGACTGAAAAAAGGAGAATCGCAATGTGCGCTAGACAAACTGAAACGAAATTAGTCCATACAGGAAATAACAATAATGATCCATCCGGGGCGATCAATGCTCCCGTTCATTTATCAACCGCTTATGAACATCCTGGCATCGGCGAATCCACAGGATATGACTATACAAGAACTGGAAATCCAACGAGAAGCCTTTTAGAGAATTCGATTGCCGATTTGGAACACGGTCACGCAGGGTTTGCCTTCAGTTCAGGGATGGCTGCTATTCAAGGAGCTTTATCCCTTTTTAAATCAGGAGATGAAATCGTCGTCTCTGAGGACTTATACGGGGGAAGCTACCGGTTATTTGAATATTTATCAAGACAGTACGGGTTAAAATTTCACTACTGTGACAGTCAGAAGCTAAATGATATTGAACACTACATAACGGACCGGACAAAGGCCCTTTATGTAGAAACGCCGACCAACCCTCTGATGCACTTAGCAGACATAAAAGAAATCTCAGGGATCGCAAAGAAATATGGATGCCTGCTGATCGTAGATAATACGCTTTACACGCCATATCTTCAGCAGCCATTATCAGAAGGAGCGGACATCGTGATTCACAGTGCCACAAAATACTTAGGCGGCCATAATGACGTTCTCGCCGGTTTAGTCGTTGGAAAAGATCCTGATATCTGTGAACAGCTTGGATTTTACCAAAACACTTCAGGAGGTGTTCTTTCTCCCTTTGATTCGTGGCTGCTTATGCGAGGGATGAAGACATTAGCGTTAAGAATGAGGCAGCATGAATTGAATGCCAAGGAGGTTGTGGAGTATCTACACAATCATCCGGAAGTCACTCACGTGTTCTATCCAGGAAAAGGCGGGATGCTCTCCTTTCGTTTAAGTGCCGAACATTGTATCGATCCGTTTCTTAGAAGCTTATCTGTCATAACATTTGCCGAAAGCTTAGGAGGAGTAGAAAGCTTCATTACGTATCCCGCAACACAAACACACGCCGACATCCCAGAAGAAAAACGGCATTCCTACGGTGTATGTAACCGGCTGCTGCGCTTTTCAGTCGGTATTGAGCACCCGGAAGATTTAAAAGCAGACCTAGAGCAGGCCCTGTCACACCTACAAAAGGAGGAAGTATATTATGACTAAGCCACATACGTTCCAAACGAGGTTATTGCATAACGACCATAAATTTGATCCGGCAACTGGTGCGGTGAGCGTGCCCATTCAGCAGGCATCGACTTTTCACCAGGCTGACTTCGACAACCCAGGCCAGTATGACTACAGCCGATCCGGAAACCCGACGCGTGAGGCTTTAGAAGATACAATTGCCCAACTGGAAGGCGGAGAAAGAGGATTTGCTTTCGCTTCTGGAATGGCGGCAATCTCTACGGCGTTTATGCTTTTATCAAAAGGTGACCATGTTGTCATCTCTGAAGATGTGTATGGCGGCACCTTCCGCATGATCCATGACGTACTTACCCGCTTTGGCATTGACCATACCTTTGTAGATATGACCGATCTGCATGCTGTAGCTACGGCGATACAGCCTAATACACAAGTGCTTTATATTGAAACACCTTCTAATCCGCTCTTAAATATTACCGATATTCAGGCGGTTACAAAGCTTGCTAAAGCCAACGGCTGTCTAACATTTGTTGATAACACATTTATGACACCGGCCCTGCAGCGTCCGCTTGAACTCGGTGCCGATCTTGTGCTTCATAGTGCTACTAAATTTATTGCCGGACATAGTGACGTTGTCGCAGGATTAGCGGTTACAGATAAGAAGGAAATTGCAGACCAGCTCTCCTTTTTACAAAATGCGTTCGGATCAATTCTTGGAGCCCACGACTGCTGGCTCGTCCTAAGAGGGTTAAAAACACTCGACTGCCGGCTCAAGCAGTCATCGGAATCCGCCGATAAAATTGCGAACTTTTTATCCGCACACCCGTTTGTTGAAGAAGTCTATTACCCGGGCTTCCGCACTCATCCCGGCGCATCGATTCATTCTTATCAGGCGAGCGGTGCCGGTGCCGTGCTTTCCTTTAAGTTAAAAAATGCCGAAGAAGTAAAAGCGTTCAGCCAGAATGTCGAGCTCCCGGTATTTGCCGTCAGCCTGGGTGCCGTCGAATCAATCCTGTCCTACCCTGCGACGATGTCTCATGCTTCTATGCCTAAAGAAGAAAGAGAGAAGCGAGGGATTACTGACGGACTGCTGAGACTATCTGTTGGATTAGAGAGCCCCGAAGACTTGATCCGTGATTTTGAGAAGGCCCTAAACAGCTTGCGCGTCCCCCTTCAAAAGGTTGGATTATAAGCATTTTGGCGGTGTTGTTGATATTTACGTTAAAAAAATAAGCAGCTTCCAAATTAGGAAATTGCTTTCAGCTTGTAGAGAAACCTCGTGCTTTTTAAACGACCGACTTCCTTTCAAAGGATAATATGCAGCGGAGGGCTCCGTGAAACGGATCGCTTTCCATGGGCGTACGGTGAGCTTCCTTAAGGCTTCGCCTTTTAAGGATCTCACTCTGTACGTTCCTCCCATAGGAGATTCCCGTTTCCCTTCGCCCCTATCTTCATAAGTTTTTCTTTCTCGTTCTATTAGCTCTCTTCCCGGGGGCTACACTCTTAAGGATACAAAGTACCTAATGAAAGGTTAGCTGATTCCTCTTCTCGAATGAGGAAGATTCCATTCACCTTTTTCCTTGTAATGGGAAGGGAACAAGCGAGACTCCTACGGGATGTGCAAGACTGGCAAGACCCCACAGGGCTTAAAAGCCCGAGGAGGCTTGCCGGCTTCCCCGTGGAAAGCGAGGGGGTTCCCGACCCATTCGTCCCCTTTTATGGCCAATGGAATCCTGCCTGCCACGCTAGGCTTTAACAGGAAACTCCATGAGAAAAACTGTTGAGACTTTCTTGACATACTGTGAGAAACTTCCAATTCAGGAAGTTTCTTTCCTGTTTCATTAGATTCCCCTTTAATGGAATAAGAATTAACCTTCTTTCTCTTGTACTTGAACATAGACAGACCCATGTAAAGTGTCGTTAACATAAGCATCCAACCTCCACATTCCACTCTTAGGTAACGACATAATTGACGGGGATGAAGCATCTGCACCATTATGCTCGCCAACGCTTAATGGTACATCTTCTAGAACGATCATTTTATTTCCAGATTCATTGTGGGTTCCAACAACCTTTAAATCCCCTTCTAACTCCTCTTCACTCCCCCAAAAATGCCACATATACTTTTGTTTTTTATCTGGATAGAATCGAGTAACTTCCCCACCATCATAAATAAAACCTAATTGACCTTCTTCTCCGAGCATTTTATAAGAGCCTGATTCGAAAATATCACTTTCCAGCCATTTCTCCCCAAAACACCCCGTCAGGAGTACAGTGGATAGTGCCAGTATTAAAAACAGCAATCGAACATAACTTTTGTTCACAAAACCCTCCTAAAAAATTGAATTTTCAATAAGTTATTATCCAATTATTTCAAAATACAATACTTAAATCAATGATTGCTTTCCAAGGATTCAAGTCGGTCTCTCGATCTGAATTACAAAATGGAATCGTATAACACTACTCGAACATCATAAGGTTTTTCAGGTTGGTTTTCTTTTTGATATAATTCCAAGTTCCAACTTTTATTGGAACGTGTGTACCCTTTTTCTCCAATCCATTGATGTAATTTCTCATAACTATTTCTTATTTGATCATTTGGACCCTTATGTAAAATTGCAGCATATCTATGTGGTGGAATTGTTAAGGTGGTCATATTTTCTGGTATATCTTTATATTCACTTACTTGAACACCAATCCAATAACCATCTTCCTCGGGTGACGATTCCTCAACAACAAACGCTCCAATTTGTTGACCTGGGTTTAAAATATTATTAATTTCTTCTATTCTTTCTTTTAGTACTTTTGCAGCTCTTGGGATTTCTTCAATGTATTTTTCGCCGGCACAAACTACTCTGAACCCCACAAGTTTCACTTCACCTAAGTCTTTAATAAATTTTTCACTTGTAACTTCCTGATTCATGTGTCAAACTCCTTAAATGGATTTTACTTACATAACTAGAATTCAACATCAAATGCAAGATCCCTTCATTCTTAATAGAAGTATTAATTTTTACTTTACCCCCACCGCCCCATAAAATAAAATTAGGGAAATTTCATTATAAATGCCTTATCATAAATGAATACAGTTAAGACAAGTAATTATAAATCTATAGATGATCACAAATATCAACTATAAAAAAACCCGGACGCTCTCAGCAAGAGATTGTCCGGGTTTTATTTATTAATGAGAGTTTCGTGTTGTAAATTTAGGGAATCTAAACAGAATCGCCAGGAGGCCACAAAAGACTAGCAGCATAGGGTAAATGCAATATGGCATAATCTCGACAGGAGAAAGACTTGCTACACCAGCAACAGCAAGGATCTGTGCTCCATATGGGATAAGCCCCTGCACGGCACTTGCAAAGATATCGAGCATGCTGGCCGATCTTTTTGGATCAATGCCAAACCGTTCTGAAATCTGCTTAGCCAGCGGACCAGCAGTTATAATAGAAATGGTATTATTTGCGGTTGATAAATTGACCGCACTGACTAGTCCGGCAATCCCGGCTTCTCCCCCGCGTGCACTGTTAATTTTTCCGCTGAACACCTCAAGCAGCCAGGCAATTCCGCCATTTCTACGGATAAGTTCAACCAATCCTCCTAGTAAGATGGCAAGCATCGCAAGCTCCTGCATCCCTGTAAAGCCTTCCCCGACAAGCTGGATAAAATCCATGAAAGAAATATCCCCAAGGATTAAGCCGACGATTCCGGCAAAAAGTATACCTCCAATAAGCACAAATATGACATTAACTCCGGCAACCGCAAAAGCGAGTACACCAAGATACGGCAGTACTTTAGCAATTTGAAAAGACGTATCTTCGTCGATAGAGGATGTAGCACCCGCAGTCATGACACCAAAAATGACCGCCGTAATGATGGCCGCCGGCAGTACGATGAAGAAGTTTGCTTTAAACTTATCTTTCATCTCTGTGCCTTGGGTTCTTACAGATGCAATCGTCGTATCCGAAATGACCGATAAGTTATCCCCAAACATTGCCCCGCTCACAATAGCTCCCATTGTAAGCGCCAGGCTGATATCCGTCTGTTCCGCTACGCCCAGTCCAATTGGCGCAAGCGCCACAATTGTACCGACGGAAGTTCCCATCGATATAGAGATAAAACAGCAGATGATGAATAACCCGACCATCAGCAGGTTTTCAGGCAGAAGTGATAAACCTAAATTGACTGTTGAATCAACAGCACCGACACCTTCAGCTACCGAAGCAAAAGCTCCTGCCAAAAGGAAAATAACGACCATTAAAATGATGTCCGGGTGGCCGCCGCCTTTCGTCAGATGCCCTATCTTCTCCTGAAAACTGGCTTTTCTGTTCATTAAAAGTGCTGTGAAAATGGCCGCGAAAACAGCCACTAAAACCGGCATTTGGTAGAAGTCTCCTAAAACAACACCAGCTCCGATAAACAGCAGTATAAATATAAGAAATGGAATAAGTGCAAAAGGATTGCTTTTGATTGGTTTCTCCATGTAGATAACCTCCTTGTTTAGCCTGTAAAATAATAAAAACCTTCTTGGTTAAGAAGGTTTCCCTCTTTATTCATTAAAAATCTAGTCTTACATTACACGAAAAGCAAGCGAGTGACAAGCTGAATGCTGTTGTAAATGTGCAAATTCAGCCACTTTTGCAGATGATCCGGGCGGGGGTTACTGCCGAAAGTAATCCACAGAAATAACCGTGAATTTCCCCGTGCCCACTCTGTTCTGCTTAAAACCGAAATTCTGTCCAGCGAGAGCTTCGTCCTTTATTTAATAAACACTCTTAGTTGGAATTCCAACTAAATGTGTTACAATTTATGCAGTTAAAATTCACTAAAGATCGGAGTCGTACGATATGGAAGTTAGACAAGTACAAACTCAGCAGGAATTAGACCATGCTTTTCAAATTAGAGAAGATGTCTTTGTCCGCGAACAGAAAGTCCCGATCGAAGATGAGTTTGATGAATATGATAAAGAGGCCCTTCACGTGCTGGCCGTCTATCAAAAGTCGGCAGCGGGTACAGGACGAATGAGAATAATAGAGAATACAGTTAAGCTTGAGCGAATTTGTATATTGGCTTCGTATCGTAAATACGGAATCGGTAAAGCTATCATTACGGCTTTAGAAAACATCGCATGCGACCATGGCTGTAAGAGCGTTAAGCTTCACGGACAGGTGCAGGCTGCGGGCTTTTATCAAAAGCTGGGATATCAGACAGCTTCTGAGGAATTTATCGAAGATGGTATCCCGCACTATTTAATGATAAAAGACTTATAGAAAGGAGGAAGGTTTATGTCCATTCGCACTCGTCAAAGGTCTTTGTTTTATTTCGTCGGCATCATTATTATGACCTTGGGCATTGCGCTTACGATCCATTCCCAATTGGGCACTTCCCCCTTCGATGCATTGCTTGTAGGTTTATATAGAACGTTTGGTTTAACAATAGGCAGCTGGGAAATCGTTGTCGGTTTTTCTATGATTCTATTTAATGCGATTGCTGAGAAGAAGAAACCGGAATATTTTGCGGTCGTTACCTCTTTAATTACCGGCTTCTTTATCGATGTGTGGGTATTTTCCACAGAGCATTGGCTTAATCCAGAAACTTTGTTTACGCAGTTTATCTGTCTCGGATTCGGAATCTTTTTTGCAGGGCTAGGGATAGCTGTCAATCTGCAGGCCGATTTTGCCCCGAATCCATTTGATCGAACGATGCTTGTGGTGAGAAAACTCACCGGACTGAACGTCTCAATCTCCAGGGCGCTTATCAGTGTGGTGCTTACGATTATAGCGTTTATCTTTAACGGACCCATTGGTGTAGGAACGGTTATCATCATGCTGTTCAGCGGTGTGCTGATT
This window of the Halobacillus sp. Marseille-Q1614 genome carries:
- a CDS encoding methionine biosynthesis PLP-dependent protein is translated as MCARQTETKLVHTGNNNNDPSGAINAPVHLSTAYEHPGIGESTGYDYTRTGNPTRSLLENSIADLEHGHAGFAFSSGMAAIQGALSLFKSGDEIVVSEDLYGGSYRLFEYLSRQYGLKFHYCDSQKLNDIEHYITDRTKALYVETPTNPLMHLADIKEISGIAKKYGCLLIVDNTLYTPYLQQPLSEGADIVIHSATKYLGGHNDVLAGLVVGKDPDICEQLGFYQNTSGGVLSPFDSWLLMRGMKTLALRMRQHELNAKEVVEYLHNHPEVTHVFYPGKGGMLSFRLSAEHCIDPFLRSLSVITFAESLGGVESFITYPATQTHADIPEEKRHSYGVCNRLLRFSVGIEHPEDLKADLEQALSHLQKEEVYYD
- the metC gene encoding cystathionine beta-lyase, giving the protein MTKPHTFQTRLLHNDHKFDPATGAVSVPIQQASTFHQADFDNPGQYDYSRSGNPTREALEDTIAQLEGGERGFAFASGMAAISTAFMLLSKGDHVVISEDVYGGTFRMIHDVLTRFGIDHTFVDMTDLHAVATAIQPNTQVLYIETPSNPLLNITDIQAVTKLAKANGCLTFVDNTFMTPALQRPLELGADLVLHSATKFIAGHSDVVAGLAVTDKKEIADQLSFLQNAFGSILGAHDCWLVLRGLKTLDCRLKQSSESADKIANFLSAHPFVEEVYYPGFRTHPGASIHSYQASGAGAVLSFKLKNAEEVKAFSQNVELPVFAVSLGAVESILSYPATMSHASMPKEEREKRGITDGLLRLSVGLESPEDLIRDFEKALNSLRVPLQKVGL
- a CDS encoding DUF4871 domain-containing protein, producing MNKSYVRLLFLILALSTVLLTGCFGEKWLESDIFESGSYKMLGEEGQLGFIYDGGEVTRFYPDKKQKYMWHFWGSEEELEGDLKVVGTHNESGNKMIVLEDVPLSVGEHNGADASSPSIMSLPKSGMWRLDAYVNDTLHGSVYVQVQEKEG
- a CDS encoding GyrI-like domain-containing protein, whose amino-acid sequence is MNQEVTSEKFIKDLGEVKLVGFRVVCAGEKYIEEIPRAAKVLKERIEEINNILNPGQQIGAFVVEESSPEEDGYWIGVQVSEYKDIPENMTTLTIPPHRYAAILHKGPNDQIRNSYEKLHQWIGEKGYTRSNKSWNLELYQKENQPEKPYDVRVVLYDSIL
- a CDS encoding Na+/H+ antiporter NhaC family protein → MEKPIKSNPFALIPFLIFILLFIGAGVVLGDFYQMPVLVAVFAAIFTALLMNRKASFQEKIGHLTKGGGHPDIILMVVIFLLAGAFASVAEGVGAVDSTVNLGLSLLPENLLMVGLFIICCFISISMGTSVGTIVALAPIGLGVAEQTDISLALTMGAIVSGAMFGDNLSVISDTTIASVRTQGTEMKDKFKANFFIVLPAAIITAVIFGVMTAGATSSIDEDTSFQIAKVLPYLGVLAFAVAGVNVIFVLIGGILFAGIVGLILGDISFMDFIQLVGEGFTGMQELAMLAILLGGLVELIRRNGGIAWLLEVFSGKINSARGGEAGIAGLVSAVNLSTANNTISIITAGPLAKQISERFGIDPKRSASMLDIFASAVQGLIPYGAQILAVAGVASLSPVEIMPYCIYPMLLVFCGLLAILFRFPKFTTRNSH
- a CDS encoding GNAT family N-acetyltransferase, yielding MEVRQVQTQQELDHAFQIREDVFVREQKVPIEDEFDEYDKEALHVLAVYQKSAAGTGRMRIIENTVKLERICILASYRKYGIGKAIITALENIACDHGCKSVKLHGQVQAAGFYQKLGYQTASEEFIEDGIPHYLMIKDL
- a CDS encoding YitT family protein is translated as MSIRTRQRSLFYFVGIIIMTLGIALTIHSQLGTSPFDALLVGLYRTFGLTIGSWEIVVGFSMILFNAIAEKKKPEYFAVVTSLITGFFIDVWVFSTEHWLNPETLFTQFICLGFGIFFAGLGIAVNLQADFAPNPFDRTMLVVRKLTGLNVSISRALISVVLTIIAFIFNGPIGVGTVIIMLFSGVLIHFFMPYVARFDEMMIKQNGPIEKQRAHQ